Proteins from one Chitinophaga oryzae genomic window:
- a CDS encoding TraR/DksA family transcriptional regulator yields the protein MKESTKKAAEKPAVKAEKSAKSEKTEKPEKTEKPEKAEKAEKAEKKGGKASQVAYQPEFTKSVLDQPEPTSGPLYRYSDADLQEFRELIQKKLEFAKKELVYLQGLITRKDEAGTDDTENKYMSMEDGSGSQEREQLNQMASRQIQFIDHLEKAMMRIENKTYGICRVTGKLIDKARLRAVPHATLSIEAKLAKSK from the coding sequence GTGAAAGAATCCACTAAAAAAGCAGCCGAGAAACCTGCCGTAAAGGCCGAGAAATCAGCGAAATCCGAGAAAACCGAAAAACCCGAGAAAACAGAGAAACCGGAAAAAGCTGAAAAAGCCGAAAAAGCAGAGAAAAAAGGTGGAAAGGCTTCCCAGGTTGCTTATCAGCCTGAATTTACCAAATCAGTGCTCGATCAGCCCGAACCAACTTCCGGCCCCCTTTACCGATATAGTGATGCAGACCTGCAGGAGTTCCGGGAACTGATCCAGAAAAAACTGGAGTTCGCCAAAAAGGAACTGGTTTATCTGCAAGGCCTTATTACACGCAAAGATGAAGCAGGTACTGATGATACCGAAAACAAATACATGAGCATGGAAGATGGCAGCGGCTCCCAGGAAAGGGAACAGCTGAACCAGATGGCCAGCCGCCAGATACAGTTCATCGACCACCTGGAAAAAGCCATGATGCGCATCGAAAATAAAACCTACGGCATCTGCCGCGTAACCGGCAAGCTGATAGATAAAGCACGCCTCCGCGCTGTGCCGCACGCCACCCTGAGCATTGAAGCCAAGCTGGCCAAGAGCAAATAA
- a CDS encoding HAD-IB family phosphatase, producing the protein MISIVIPVLNEGATIRQVIKTVKKTTRKIEIIVVDDNSTDNTVEEAMKEQVRVITSSQRGKGISMREGMMAAKHEIIAYVDGDILTYPDNIVDLLTDPIERGEADFVKSYFERQAGRVTQLVAKPLLSILYPDLAHFQQPLSGMIAGRKSMLSQVQFENDYGVDIGLLIDMHQLGARIVESNIGKVENAMQTWEQLSKMSREVSRTILRKAENIPQENLETLGNINLIREQMEYSILESIDKLQKMVIFNLDHAVFTQNYLQWAAIAFDQEEEMQRIMATETDPLTRLQQTAALFEGRNIAELLEVADAIPLIPGIREVVQELKKRGYACGLITDGFGMVARHIKNQLGMDFVLANKLHLVNSVATGELTVPDYFLKNGEYCKSAVLPYVAEQYNIHTQNIIYVGDGKQDTQLLTEAGIGVAFCPQYQRAYVEKVADKIITGLSLAPLLDIAPASPSKKFRLPAISKKQARNIGIGSLVGLAGAGLVYFAMRQLSKKKHADC; encoded by the coding sequence TGTGGAAGAGGCCATGAAAGAGCAGGTGCGGGTAATTACCAGCAGCCAGCGCGGGAAAGGTATCTCCATGCGGGAAGGTATGATGGCGGCCAAACATGAAATCATCGCTTATGTTGATGGTGATATTCTTACTTATCCTGATAACATTGTAGACTTATTAACAGATCCTATCGAGCGCGGCGAAGCAGACTTCGTCAAATCCTACTTTGAAAGGCAGGCAGGCAGGGTCACGCAACTGGTGGCCAAGCCGCTGCTGAGTATTCTGTATCCCGACCTCGCGCATTTTCAGCAACCGCTGAGCGGTATGATCGCAGGACGCAAGTCGATGTTGTCTCAGGTACAATTTGAAAATGATTACGGTGTGGATATCGGGTTGCTGATAGACATGCACCAGTTGGGCGCCCGCATTGTGGAATCCAATATCGGCAAGGTAGAGAACGCGATGCAGACATGGGAACAGCTGAGCAAAATGTCGCGTGAAGTATCGAGAACTATTTTGCGGAAAGCGGAAAACATTCCGCAGGAAAACCTGGAAACACTGGGCAACATCAACCTGATCAGGGAACAGATGGAGTATTCTATCCTCGAATCTATTGATAAGTTGCAGAAGATGGTCATCTTTAACCTGGACCATGCGGTGTTCACGCAGAACTATCTGCAGTGGGCGGCTATAGCCTTTGACCAGGAAGAAGAGATGCAGCGGATCATGGCTACAGAAACCGATCCGCTTACCCGCCTGCAGCAGACAGCAGCGCTTTTTGAAGGCCGTAATATCGCGGAGCTGCTGGAAGTGGCAGACGCTATTCCGCTGATACCGGGTATCCGCGAGGTAGTGCAGGAGCTAAAGAAAAGAGGATATGCCTGCGGCCTGATCACCGATGGCTTTGGGATGGTAGCGCGTCATATCAAAAATCAGCTGGGGATGGATTTCGTGCTGGCGAACAAACTTCATTTAGTCAACAGTGTAGCCACCGGAGAATTAACAGTGCCTGATTATTTTCTGAAGAATGGCGAGTATTGCAAAAGCGCTGTGTTGCCGTATGTAGCAGAACAATATAATATTCATACGCAGAATATTATTTATGTGGGAGATGGTAAGCAGGACACCCAACTGTTGACCGAAGCAGGCATCGGTGTTGCATTTTGTCCACAGTATCAACGGGCATATGTAGAAAAGGTTGCCGACAAGATCATTACAGGTTTGTCATTGGCGCCGTTGCTGGATATTGCGCCGGCGAGTCCGTCCAAAAAATTCCGGTTGCCCGCTATTAGTAAAAAGCAGGCGCGCAACATTGGTATCGGCAGCCTTGTGGGGCTGGCGGGCGCGGGGCTGGTGTATTTTGCGATGCGGCAGCTGAGCAAAAAGAAGCATGCAGACTGTTAG